In Fibrobacter sp. UWR3, a single window of DNA contains:
- a CDS encoding FISUMP domain-containing protein, translating to MMNSFYKALFPVSFACCTLAFVACGDDGSDFLQAPYGKAGPVVPDSSDDVSSSSARGASSSSLASSSSVGSSSSLIESYVKGSSFNAFTDKRDGNVYRVAVIGSQVWMAEDLRYYSEDLQFGLLSVCMTTGKKGACDGDKRLYSFYSAMEDDRCQVHERCEGIEYPHRGICPEGWHLPEIHEWKTLSSYVDGNANTLRALGGWHTYNFGTDDYGFSAYPTGEWFYQGTKHDEVARYWSATETGGTDPESAYEFYIEGVGLKVQSYRKEYGYAVRCVADAGEVKLDKFVEVPTPSSSSVFSSSSEESSSSSVESSSSAESSSSEVSSSSSDVSSSSVSSSSAWDPYSHGEDWNSLEQITDERDGNKYRIVQVNEFIIWMAENLRYADSTATPALVGNTACIGERGERCEEGNLYTYAAAVNDLECATKVCFESEKQVRGICPEGWRLPKKADWNWLGYALNDGSVSFDAAGMLPTGERNGNGVVKYDGYARFWLVEEDAGSSAFEGYYYAGDRLLQKQSYMKSFGYAVRCVKDVE from the coding sequence ATGATGAACAGTTTTTATAAGGCGCTTTTTCCTGTTTCTTTTGCCTGTTGCACGCTGGCGTTCGTTGCCTGCGGCGACGACGGCTCAGATTTTTTGCAGGCCCCGTACGGAAAGGCGGGCCCGGTCGTTCCCGATAGTTCTGATGATGTTTCCAGTTCTTCTGCGAGGGGGGCGAGTTCGTCTTCGCTGGCCTCGAGTTCTTCCGTCGGGTCCAGCAGTTCCCTGATAGAATCTTATGTGAAAGGTTCCTCGTTCAATGCCTTTACGGACAAGCGCGACGGGAACGTTTACCGCGTGGCTGTAATCGGCTCGCAAGTGTGGATGGCCGAAGACCTTCGCTATTATTCCGAAGATTTGCAGTTCGGGCTCCTCTCCGTGTGCATGACTACTGGGAAAAAGGGCGCATGCGACGGAGACAAGAGGCTTTATTCGTTCTATTCTGCAATGGAAGACGACCGTTGCCAGGTTCACGAAAGATGCGAAGGGATTGAATACCCGCATCGCGGAATTTGCCCCGAGGGCTGGCACTTGCCGGAAATCCATGAATGGAAAACGCTATCGTCATACGTGGACGGTAATGCGAACACTCTCCGTGCCCTTGGTGGGTGGCATACGTACAATTTCGGAACGGACGATTACGGTTTCTCGGCTTACCCGACCGGTGAATGGTTTTACCAGGGGACCAAACACGACGAAGTTGCTCGGTATTGGTCTGCGACAGAAACCGGTGGCACCGATCCGGAAAGTGCATACGAATTTTATATCGAAGGCGTTGGCTTGAAAGTCCAAAGCTACCGGAAGGAATACGGGTATGCGGTAAGGTGCGTTGCCGATGCGGGCGAGGTGAAACTCGACAAGTTTGTCGAAGTCCCGACTCCGAGCAGTTCGAGCGTTTTCTCGAGTTCGTCTGAGGAAAGTTCAAGTTCATCCGTGGAAAGTTCCTCTTCTGCGGAATCGTCGTCGAGCGAGGTTTCTTCGTCTTCGTCGGATGTCTCGTCTTCTTCCGTTTCATCGTCTTCGGCGTGGGACCCCTACAGTCACGGCGAAGATTGGAACAGCCTGGAACAGATTACCGATGAACGTGACGGCAACAAGTACCGCATTGTGCAGGTCAACGAGTTTATTATCTGGATGGCTGAAAACCTGCGCTACGCGGATTCAACCGCAACGCCTGCGCTTGTGGGGAATACGGCGTGCATTGGCGAACGCGGGGAACGCTGCGAAGAAGGAAACCTCTACACCTATGCCGCTGCCGTGAACGACTTGGAATGTGCGACAAAAGTATGTTTTGAATCGGAAAAACAGGTGCGCGGAATTTGCCCGGAAGGGTGGCGCCTTCCGAAAAAGGCTGATTGGAACTGGCTCGGGTATGCACTTAACGATGGCTCTGTATCCTTCGATGCCGCCGGTATGCTCCCGACCGGGGAACGGAACGGCAATGGCGTCGTGAAATACGATGGATATGCCCGTTTCTGGCTTGTTGAAGAGGATGCCGGTAGTTCTGCTTTTGAAGGGTATTACTATGCCGGAGATCGCCTTCTTCAAAAACAATCCTACATGAAATCTTTCGGCTATGCCGTGCGCTGCGTAAAGGATGTGGAATAG
- a CDS encoding DUF1007 family protein, protein MRGLLLFVSLVAVLAVQAFAHPHVFADVKVKVLYDATGFVGVENRWSYDEIYSAAMLSSVDNNGDGKISADEQPPLQTAILGPIEKNNYYNYVQAGSDFLKARKIRNFKASMVKGKLVLDFVVDFSMPATADWTMLVVVVADPTNYIQMTSDMENADVDAPKSLEVEYFADALDGLSLFKAFRSEIEGLYLRFKKK, encoded by the coding sequence ATGCGCGGATTGTTGCTGTTTGTCTCGCTTGTAGCGGTGCTTGCCGTGCAGGCCTTTGCGCATCCGCATGTTTTTGCCGATGTCAAGGTGAAGGTCCTCTACGATGCGACCGGCTTTGTTGGTGTCGAAAACCGTTGGTCCTATGACGAAATCTACAGTGCAGCAATGCTTTCGTCCGTCGACAATAACGGCGACGGGAAAATTTCGGCGGATGAACAGCCCCCGCTGCAAACGGCAATCCTTGGCCCTATCGAGAAGAACAACTACTACAACTACGTACAGGCGGGTTCTGACTTCTTGAAGGCCCGGAAAATCAGGAACTTCAAGGCGAGCATGGTCAAGGGCAAGCTTGTGCTTGACTTTGTCGTCGATTTCTCGATGCCTGCAACTGCGGACTGGACTATGCTTGTCGTGGTGGTGGCCGACCCCACGAATTACATACAAATGACAAGCGACATGGAAAACGCGGACGTAGATGCCCCCAAGTCGCTGGAAGTGGAGTACTTTGCAGACGCGCTGGATGGCCTGAGCCTGTTCAAGGCGTTCCGCTCCGAAATAGAGGGGCTTTATTTGAGATTTAAGAAAAAATAG
- a CDS encoding RsmB/NOP family class I SAM-dependent RNA methyltransferase has protein sequence MEFFDYFTNLFGERWPVLLESLKGEGRATELRFGEGLEPYYLDEASVFAARALGVRPGDSVLDMCAAPGGKTLVIASMLAGEGFLQSNDRSPDRRLRLSHVIENSLPADWRKVVTVSGYDGVKFGLHRKESFDRILLDAPCSSDRHVLNAPEHLKVWSVKRVKRLAVEQGGLLASAIDALKPGGTLVYGTCALSPVENDDVVKRILKKRPAMRVEPLESLPEGADRTECGVHILPDRCNGCGPIYCARLVKE, from the coding sequence ATGGAATTTTTTGACTACTTCACGAACCTGTTTGGCGAACGCTGGCCAGTACTCCTTGAATCCCTGAAGGGCGAGGGGCGCGCGACGGAGTTGCGCTTTGGCGAGGGACTCGAACCGTATTACCTGGACGAAGCGTCCGTGTTTGCCGCCCGCGCCCTCGGGGTTCGCCCCGGCGATAGCGTGCTTGACATGTGCGCCGCTCCCGGTGGCAAGACGCTCGTGATTGCCTCTATGCTTGCGGGGGAAGGTTTTTTACAAAGTAACGACCGCTCTCCGGACCGGAGGCTGCGCCTTTCGCACGTTATCGAGAATTCCCTGCCGGCAGATTGGCGGAAGGTCGTGACCGTCTCGGGTTACGACGGCGTGAAGTTCGGGCTCCACCGTAAGGAGAGTTTCGACAGGATTCTGCTCGATGCCCCCTGTTCTTCGGACAGGCACGTGCTCAATGCGCCGGAACATCTCAAGGTGTGGTCGGTAAAGCGGGTGAAGCGCCTTGCGGTGGAACAGGGCGGGCTCTTGGCATCCGCTATCGATGCCCTGAAACCCGGTGGAACGCTCGTGTATGGCACCTGCGCTCTCTCTCCCGTAGAAAACGACGATGTGGTGAAGCGAATCCTGAAAAAACGCCCCGCGATGCGTGTTGAACCGCTCGAAAGCCTCCCCGAGGGGGCGGACCGCACCGAATGCGGGGTGCACATATTGCCCGACCGGTGCAACGGCTGCGGCCCCATATACTGCGCCCGACTCGTGAAGGAATAG
- a CDS encoding TIGR02147 family protein, with protein sequence MNVYAYYNYRKYLQDYYEYRKSVQRYFSYRSFAKKAGYSSSGLYLDLIRGRKSLTPQMLPKFIAALGLNERESRYFTLMVDFTHATTPASKQQIFDQMSALLPRTVKTLTKNQQEYYSKWYYVAVRESLSVLNINEKNIQEVALFLNPKITLPQAKQAIQLLLDLGLIDLAEDGFYRSVNKTISSGREIAPIFGHQFQKQMIDLAKSALDHYSTERRNVSCTTMSVSAEGLERIINKIDVFRKEVLDIVRSDSGETMVCELNVQFFPLSKEKESKSVKDGEDAK encoded by the coding sequence ATGAACGTCTACGCCTATTACAACTATAGGAAGTACCTGCAGGATTACTATGAGTACCGTAAGTCCGTGCAGCGCTACTTCTCTTACAGGTCCTTCGCGAAGAAGGCCGGGTATTCCTCGTCGGGGCTCTACCTCGACCTGATCCGCGGCCGCAAGTCGCTGACCCCGCAGATGCTCCCGAAGTTCATCGCCGCACTCGGCCTGAACGAACGCGAGAGCCGCTACTTTACCCTGATGGTGGATTTCACCCACGCGACCACTCCCGCGTCCAAGCAGCAGATATTCGACCAGATGTCGGCGCTTCTGCCCCGCACGGTCAAGACGCTCACCAAGAACCAGCAGGAATACTACAGCAAGTGGTATTACGTGGCGGTTCGCGAATCCCTTTCGGTACTCAATATCAACGAAAAGAACATTCAGGAAGTTGCCCTGTTCCTGAACCCCAAGATTACGCTCCCGCAGGCGAAGCAGGCTATCCAGTTGCTGCTCGACCTCGGACTTATCGACCTTGCCGAAGACGGCTTCTACCGCTCCGTGAACAAGACCATATCGAGCGGGCGCGAAATCGCCCCGATTTTCGGTCACCAGTTCCAGAAGCAGATGATTGACCTTGCGAAAAGCGCCCTGGACCACTACAGTACCGAGCGCAGAAATGTATCTTGTACCACGATGAGTGTCTCGGCCGAGGGGCTCGAACGCATCATCAACAAGATTGACGTTTTCCGTAAGGAAGTTTTGGATATTGTGCGCTCCGACAGCGGTGAAACAATGGTGTGTGAGTTGAACGTTCAGTTTTTCCCTCTCAGCAAGGAGAAGGAATCCAAGTCTGTTAAGGACGGGGAGGACGCGAAATGA
- a CDS encoding alpha/beta hydrolase yields MDLKKKALGLGARVLRIAGIILVIYVSMVFYLALTERRNAFPRAITHKEAREAIASTAKGITCTTADGTVLEGWAIGNRGDKALLYYPDADEDAAQFLAEVQSLEGTTLLTFNYRGSGNNKGTPSGETFEPDASAIRECATEWGGAPAFVAGRGTGAILAAKNTSKGQMLILIDPVKSIADAINGKYGNLYPKFLVRAKVAMPADLSYITENRKVLVFDREKHRVKNHAFLKDFDKLDTLKRGEKTLRKTLSILTSEQP; encoded by the coding sequence ATGGATTTGAAGAAGAAGGCTTTAGGGTTGGGTGCGCGGGTACTGCGCATCGCAGGCATCATCCTTGTCATATACGTGAGTATGGTGTTCTACCTCGCGCTGACCGAGCGCAGGAACGCCTTCCCGCGCGCCATCACGCACAAGGAGGCCCGCGAAGCCATCGCAAGTACCGCGAAGGGCATCACCTGCACTACCGCAGACGGCACCGTTCTCGAAGGCTGGGCCATCGGGAACAGGGGCGACAAAGCCCTCCTCTACTACCCCGACGCCGACGAAGATGCGGCCCAGTTCCTCGCCGAAGTCCAGTCACTGGAAGGAACAACGCTCCTCACGTTCAACTACAGGGGCTCGGGCAACAACAAGGGCACTCCCTCGGGCGAAACCTTCGAACCCGACGCTAGCGCCATCCGGGAATGCGCCACCGAATGGGGCGGCGCCCCCGCATTTGTCGCGGGCCGCGGCACGGGAGCGATTCTCGCCGCAAAGAACACCAGCAAGGGCCAGATGCTCATTCTCATCGACCCGGTCAAGAGCATCGCAGACGCCATAAACGGAAAATACGGGAACCTTTACCCCAAATTTTTGGTACGTGCAAAAGTGGCCATGCCGGCCGACTTGTCCTATATCACGGAAAACCGCAAGGTACTCGTTTTCGACCGTGAAAAACATCGTGTCAAAAATCACGCGTTTTTGAAGGATTTTGACAAACTAGACACCCTGAAGCGGGGCGAAAAAACACTCCGTAAAACGTTGTCTATCCTAACAAGTGAACAGCCGTAG
- a CDS encoding UDP-2,3-diacylglucosamine diphosphatase — protein MESCAYFISDAHLGVNPPGALPDREKMLVDFLASIKGRASHLVVVGDLFEFWYEYSDYVNKNHMELFFTLRELVQAGCEVHVLRGNHDFAYGDFFPKALGVQVHRSLILEIQGKRVYFHHGDGVPKSDFGYRIMRRVLDFPLNRFLFKQIHPDWGMALARFVGRNSRKIGESRKIRLEEYLSWGKSVLKRNNCDFCIHGHHHLAGMWDVEGGVVASPGEWIWKPAFLRMEKGGLILENL, from the coding sequence ATGGAATCCTGTGCCTACTTCATATCCGATGCCCACTTGGGGGTAAACCCTCCGGGAGCGTTGCCCGACCGCGAGAAAATGCTCGTGGACTTCCTCGCCTCCATCAAGGGCAGGGCGTCGCACCTGGTTGTCGTGGGCGACCTGTTCGAGTTCTGGTACGAGTACAGCGACTACGTGAACAAGAACCACATGGAACTCTTCTTCACGCTCCGTGAACTTGTCCAGGCGGGCTGCGAGGTGCACGTCTTGCGCGGGAACCACGACTTTGCCTACGGGGATTTTTTTCCGAAGGCGCTCGGGGTGCAGGTCCACAGGAGCCTGATCCTTGAAATTCAGGGCAAGCGCGTTTATTTCCATCACGGCGACGGCGTTCCCAAATCCGATTTCGGGTACCGGATTATGCGCCGGGTTCTCGACTTCCCGCTGAACCGTTTCCTTTTCAAGCAGATTCACCCGGACTGGGGAATGGCGCTCGCGCGTTTTGTGGGCCGCAATAGCCGAAAAATCGGCGAATCCCGAAAGATCCGCCTCGAAGAATACCTGAGTTGGGGCAAGTCCGTCCTCAAGCGCAACAATTGCGACTTCTGCATCCACGGTCACCATCATCTCGCAGGCATGTGGGATGTCGAGGGTGGCGTGGTCGCCTCTCCCGGGGAGTGGATATGGAAACCCGCCTTCCTCCGTATGGAAAAAGGCGGGCTAATTCTTGAGAATCTCTAG
- the rsmI gene encoding 16S rRNA (cytidine(1402)-2'-O)-methyltransferase, with protein MHTLYIVATPIGNMEDITYRAVRILKEVPLVLAEDTRHTRILFDNYGINTPMEAYHDFNKEKVTPKYVEFLKNEGDIALVSDAGTPGVADPAFNLVRQCVREGIDVRAVPGPCAMITALVSSGMPTDHFTFQYFSPKKSAQRIHLLEKLKDEEATQIFYASPHNIDKFVEEIGQVFGEIKIALMRELTKKFEEHLIGTPAEITAHFKAHPPKGEFVLIFNPKDKSGL; from the coding sequence ATGCACACACTGTATATCGTCGCAACTCCCATCGGGAACATGGAAGATATCACCTACCGCGCCGTGCGGATCTTGAAAGAAGTCCCGCTCGTGCTCGCCGAGGACACGCGCCACACGCGCATCCTGTTCGACAACTACGGGATAAACACCCCGATGGAAGCCTACCACGACTTCAACAAGGAGAAGGTGACCCCGAAGTACGTGGAGTTTCTGAAAAACGAGGGCGATATCGCGCTCGTAAGCGACGCGGGAACGCCGGGTGTCGCCGACCCCGCATTCAATCTGGTGCGGCAGTGCGTGCGCGAAGGTATCGACGTGCGTGCTGTTCCCGGGCCCTGCGCGATGATTACAGCACTCGTATCGAGCGGCATGCCCACAGACCACTTCACGTTCCAGTACTTTTCGCCCAAGAAGAGCGCCCAGCGCATCCACCTGCTCGAAAAGCTGAAGGACGAAGAGGCAACGCAGATTTTTTACGCGAGCCCGCACAATATCGACAAGTTCGTCGAGGAAATCGGCCAGGTTTTCGGCGAAATCAAGATTGCGCTGATGCGCGAACTCACCAAGAAGTTCGAAGAGCACCTCATCGGCACGCCGGCCGAGATTACGGCGCACTTCAAGGCGCACCCGCCCAAGGGCGAATTCGTGCTGATATTCAACCCGAAGGACAAGAGCGGACTGTAA
- the lnt gene encoding apolipoprotein N-acyltransferase, translated as MMDKIKNLLGSLPKVYWIYFAALFIAELVAFALRPNEPGLYSNPVQFAPLAIALGFLFTREARKNFRRHIYTYGILQFAFLALDYTLGDSTGVGHAGLYQIATLALPLFIFWLVLFARWNVARIREFDSRRALLLSGIAWGLFAFAFPPLPLGPAALLLLVPWFIVLDRYNRNTAIFATFWSGMIYNTVNYYWIYNVMNVDSAPSGLICLGVFLLIAFFSAYSVFAAFIYTLAKNIKFGGRAWLLALYPIFYAGLEMTRTRGDFAFPWSHLGYVFGNTLESLQALSVIGIFGYTALIIASNMMVAKAIESPWKKPAGDNRTKFVLAKLPLAVPALIYAALLVHGNVVLSRPEAQPFYGAEAPETPLMAMVQPSIEQGEKWSKARFDSITAKTFGMVNDSVTAGTNLIILAETAVPDHIRRQPATIRALHRLAERHNAAVLTGALDFHRNEPGSPRKYDIYNASFLFTPEDSHSYQRYIKKHLVPFSERIPFDDIFPILNYVDLGEGDFVPGKETPVYEPFKWTPFICYDAIFGDLVREAINAGSRLMVNITNDGWFGRSTAPYQHLNLVRYRAIENGMPTARLANSGVTAFIDQYGHFDKNTEIFTDRVVSRKMQLKTRDTPYQHYGDSVETALLWFFLLYLIAVASMTLRNTVRSGNRK; from the coding sequence ATGATGGACAAAATTAAGAATTTACTTGGTTCGCTCCCGAAAGTTTACTGGATTTATTTCGCTGCCCTTTTTATAGCGGAACTTGTCGCGTTCGCGCTCCGGCCCAACGAACCGGGGCTTTACTCGAACCCCGTGCAGTTCGCACCGCTCGCCATCGCGCTCGGGTTCCTGTTCACGCGCGAGGCCCGCAAGAACTTCCGCCGCCACATATACACCTACGGCATATTGCAGTTTGCATTCCTCGCCCTCGATTACACCCTCGGGGATTCTACCGGAGTGGGGCATGCTGGCCTGTACCAGATAGCGACCCTCGCCCTCCCGCTGTTTATCTTCTGGCTCGTGCTTTTCGCCCGCTGGAACGTGGCCCGCATCCGCGAGTTCGATTCCCGCAGGGCGCTTCTCCTGAGCGGTATCGCCTGGGGGCTTTTCGCATTCGCCTTCCCGCCTCTCCCGCTCGGGCCCGCCGCCCTCCTGCTTCTCGTGCCCTGGTTTATCGTGCTTGACCGCTACAACAGGAACACCGCAATATTCGCGACGTTCTGGTCGGGAATGATTTACAACACGGTGAACTACTACTGGATTTACAACGTGATGAACGTGGATTCCGCGCCCTCCGGCCTAATCTGCCTCGGTGTGTTCCTGCTCATCGCATTCTTCAGCGCGTACAGCGTGTTCGCCGCGTTCATCTACACGCTCGCAAAGAACATCAAGTTCGGTGGCCGCGCCTGGCTACTCGCGCTCTACCCCATATTCTACGCGGGTCTCGAGATGACGCGCACCCGCGGGGATTTCGCCTTCCCGTGGAGCCACCTCGGGTACGTTTTCGGCAACACGCTCGAATCCCTGCAGGCGCTCTCCGTCATCGGCATCTTCGGATACACGGCCCTCATCATCGCGTCGAACATGATGGTCGCGAAGGCCATCGAAAGCCCGTGGAAAAAGCCCGCAGGCGACAACCGCACAAAATTCGTTCTCGCGAAACTTCCGCTGGCCGTGCCCGCACTGATATACGCGGCCCTCCTGGTTCACGGGAACGTGGTGCTCAGCAGGCCAGAGGCACAGCCCTTCTACGGCGCAGAAGCACCCGAAACGCCCCTGATGGCGATGGTCCAGCCGAGCATCGAGCAGGGGGAAAAGTGGAGCAAGGCGCGGTTCGATTCCATTACCGCAAAGACATTCGGCATGGTGAACGACAGTGTAACCGCGGGGACAAACCTCATTATCCTCGCCGAGACCGCCGTCCCCGACCACATCCGCAGGCAGCCCGCGACAATCCGGGCGCTGCACAGGCTCGCGGAGCGCCACAACGCAGCGGTTCTCACAGGCGCGCTAGACTTCCACCGCAACGAACCGGGAAGCCCGCGCAAGTACGACATCTACAATGCGTCGTTCCTGTTCACGCCCGAAGATTCCCATTCTTACCAGCGCTACATCAAGAAGCACCTCGTGCCCTTCAGCGAGCGCATTCCCTTCGACGACATCTTCCCCATCCTCAACTACGTGGACCTGGGCGAGGGCGACTTCGTGCCCGGCAAGGAAACTCCCGTGTACGAGCCGTTCAAGTGGACGCCCTTCATCTGCTACGACGCTATCTTCGGCGACCTCGTGCGCGAGGCAATCAACGCGGGTTCGCGCCTGATGGTGAACATCACGAACGACGGCTGGTTCGGCAGGAGCACCGCCCCCTACCAGCACCTGAACCTGGTTCGCTACCGCGCCATCGAGAACGGCATGCCCACCGCAAGGCTTGCAAACAGCGGCGTCACGGCATTCATCGACCAGTACGGGCATTTCGACAAGAACACCGAAATCTTTACCGACCGCGTAGTCTCGCGCAAGATGCAGCTCAAAACCCGCGACACGCCCTACCAGCACTACGGTGACAGCGTAGAGACCGCTCTACTGTGGTTCTTCCTGTTGTACCTAATCGCCGTAGCCTCTATGACCCTCCGAAATACGGTACGTTCCGGCAACCGCAAGTGA